Proteins from a single region of Trichomycterus rosablanca isolate fTriRos1 chromosome 16, fTriRos1.hap1, whole genome shotgun sequence:
- the LOC134330062 gene encoding porphobilinogen deaminase-like, whose translation MRKDQDGDYKGSRRIRIGTRKSQLARIQTDSVAAKLKELYPDVHFEIVAMSTTGDKILDTALSKIGEKSLFTKELENALERNEVDLVVHSLKDLPTTLPVGFTIGAVLKRESPYDAVVLHPKNAGKCLDSLPEKSIIGTSSLRRAAQLKKRFPHLEFKDIRGNLNTRLKKLDENNDFAAIILAAAGLRRMGWEKRISQILGAEDCMYAVGQGALAVEVRAQDQDILEMVSVLQDPDTVLRCIAERAFLKRLEGGCSVPVAVHTEVKNSQLSLTGAVYSLDGSDSLKETMKTDVEFDNEEQKNVEEKVDEKIQHVGVTALKVSRAAQDAAENLGVDLANQLLSKGAKEILTVARQLNDAQ comes from the exons ATGAGGAAAGACCAG GATGGGGATTACAAAGGCAGCAGGAGAATCCGAATCGGAACAAGAAAAAGTCAG ctggCTCGTATTCAGACTGACAGTGTTGCAGCGAAGTTGAAGGAATTGTACCCTGATGTGCACTTTGAAATAG TTGCTATGTCAACAACAGGTGACAAAATACTTGACACAGCTCTATCAAAG ATAGGAGAAAAGAGTCTCTTTACAAAGGAGTTGGAAAATGCTTTGGAAAGAAATGA GGTCGACCTGGTTGTGCACTCATTAAAGGACTTGCCCACCACTCTTCCGGTGGGTTTTACAATAGGAGCTGTGCTCAA GCGGGAAAGTCCGTATGATGCAGTAGTTTTGCACCCCAAAAATGCTGGGAAATGTCTCGATTCACTACCAGAGAAGAG TATAATTGGCACTAGTTCTCTTCGCCGAGCTGCACAGTTGAAGAAACGATTTCCACACCTGGAGTTTAAAGACATC AGAGGTAATCTGAACACACGGCTGAAGAAGCTGGATGAGAACAATGACTTTGCTGCTATTATCCTGGCTGCAGCTGGACTGAGGAGAATGGGTTGGGAGAAACGCATCAGTCAG ATTCTTGGTGCTGAAGATTGCATGTATGCAGTCGGGCAG GGGGCTCTGGCGGTGGAAGTGAGGGCTCAGGATCAGGACATTCTGGAGATGGTATCAGTGCTGCAAGATCCAGACACAGTGCTGCGCTGCATTGCTGAGAGAGCTTTCCTTAAACGCTTG GAAGGAGGATGCAGTGTTCCAGTTGCTGTTCACACAGAAGTTAAGAATTCCCAG CTCTCACTGACAGGAGCTGTGTACAGTTTAGATGGATCTGACAGTCTAAAGGAGACCATGAAGACCGATGTGGAGTTCGACAATGAG GAGCAGAAGAATGTAGAAGAAAAGGTGGATGAGAAGATTCAGCATGTTGGAGTCACAGCGCTGAAGGTGTCTCGGGCAGCACAGGATGCCGCAGAGAACCTTGGGGTCGACCTCGCCAACCAGCTGCTCAGCAAAGGAGCTAAAGAGATTCTGACTGTAGCCAGACAGCTTAATGATGCCCAGTAG
- the snx12 gene encoding sorting nexin-12 encodes MSEATVADTRRLNSKPQDLTDAYGPPSNFLEIDVYDPQTIGVGRNRFTTYEVRMRTNLPIFKLKESCVRRRYSDFEWLKNELERDSKIVVPPLPGKALKRQLPFRGDEGIFEESFIEERRVGLEQFINRIAGHPLAQNERCLHMFLQEESIDRNYIPGKIPL; translated from the exons ATGTCTGAAGCCACAGTGGCCGATACTCGCCGATTAAACTCGAAGCCCCAGGATCTGACGGACGCTTACGGACCTCCCAGTAATTTTCTCGAAATCGACGTTTATGATCCTCAAACTATCGGAGTCGGTCGGAATCGGTTCACTACTTATGAAGTCCGAATGCGG ACCAACCTCCCTATTTTCAAGTTAAAAGAATCTTGTGTACGAAGACGGTACAGCGACTTTGAGTGGTTGAAAAATGAGCTGGAGAGAGACAGTAAG ATTGTTGTACCTCCACTACCTGGAAAGGCACTAAAGCGACAGCTCCCCTTCCGTGGAGATGAGGGAATATTCGAAGAGTCCTTCATTGAGGAGAGAAGAGTTGGACTTGAACAGTTTATCAACAG AATTGCTGGTCACCCATTGGCTCAGAATGAGCGTTGTCTTCACATGTTCCTGCAGGAGGAGAGCATCGATCGCAACTACATCCCTGGAAAA ATACCACTGTGA